The Sporocytophaga myxococcoides genome includes a window with the following:
- a CDS encoding penicillin-insensitive murein endopeptidase, with translation MSKLFQVLLLSCFCNSVFGQGHSSDRIKVYLSGNKENSSPSTSTGTVSGGTLVNGKLFPFQGTNYQYFDTSSYINNRAFLNDKIRTAVIGSYKQLEKEIPDRKFFIMECSNKNGGKIFPHRTHQNGLSIDFMMPLIKDNKAFYGLDTIGASHYWLDFDNEGKYSGDTSISIDFDLVARQILSLETQARNNGYKIQKVIIKTEFKNLIFATPNGKKLKQSNIYLVNSLTPLINSLHDDHFHIDFEILK, from the coding sequence ATGAGTAAGCTTTTTCAAGTCCTGTTATTGTCATGTTTCTGCAATTCTGTATTCGGACAAGGTCATTCCTCCGACAGAATAAAAGTTTATTTATCCGGAAATAAAGAAAATAGTTCTCCAAGCACTTCCACCGGCACTGTATCTGGTGGAACTCTGGTTAATGGAAAACTATTTCCATTTCAGGGAACTAATTACCAATACTTTGACACCTCCAGTTATATCAACAATCGCGCATTCCTGAATGATAAAATAAGGACTGCTGTGATAGGTTCTTATAAGCAACTGGAGAAAGAAATCCCGGATAGGAAATTTTTCATTATGGAATGCAGCAATAAAAATGGTGGCAAAATTTTCCCTCACAGGACTCATCAGAACGGCTTAAGCATTGATTTTATGATGCCTTTAATAAAGGACAATAAAGCCTTTTATGGCCTCGATACAATTGGTGCCAGCCATTATTGGCTTGACTTTGACAATGAAGGAAAATACAGCGGGGACACGAGTATCTCCATTGATTTTGATCTGGTTGCCAGGCAAATTCTTTCTCTAGAAACTCAGGCAAGAAATAATGGGTATAAAATTCAGAAAGTAATTATCAAAACTGAATTTAAAAATCTTATTTTTGCCACACCTAACGGAAAAAAACTAAAGCAAAGTAACATTTACCTCGTCAATAGCCTTACCCCTTTGATTAATAGTCTACATGATGATCATTTTCATATAGACTTTGAAATCCTAAAATAA
- a CDS encoding cold-shock protein, with protein MGKSQETFNKKEVEKKKQQKKKEKEEKSKERKAHSSKGQSLEDMMAYVDENGNITSVPPDPNKKKAVINQDDIQIGVARNTNRDEPKPLRKGKVTFFNESKGYGFIKDLETQESIFVHINGIKEPIKENDRVTFETINTPKGLNAVSVKKS; from the coding sequence ATGGGTAAATCTCAAGAAACGTTTAACAAAAAAGAAGTAGAAAAGAAAAAACAGCAAAAGAAGAAAGAAAAGGAAGAGAAAAGCAAAGAACGTAAAGCTCATTCCAGCAAAGGTCAAAGCCTTGAGGATATGATGGCTTATGTTGATGAAAACGGGAATATTACATCAGTTCCTCCAGACCCGAATAAAAAGAAAGCTGTCATTAATCAGGATGATATACAGATCGGTGTAGCGAGAAACACAAACCGTGACGAGCCGAAACCTCTCAGAAAGGGCAAAGTAACCTTTTTTAATGAATCCAAAGGATATGGATTTATCAAGGATCTGGAAACCCAGGAAAGCATATTTGTGCATATCAATGGCATTAAGGAACCTATAAAAGAGAACGACAGAGTAACTTTTGAAACCATCAATACACCAAAAGGCCTTAATGCTGTCAGTGTAAAAAAATCATAA
- a CDS encoding cold-shock protein, translating to MMQGTVKFFNNSKGFGFIKSAESGEDIFVHSSGLIDEIRENDQVKFDLEKGRKGMNAVNVQLVN from the coding sequence ATAATGCAAGGAACAGTTAAATTTTTTAATAACTCAAAAGGTTTTGGGTTTATTAAATCAGCAGAGTCCGGTGAGGACATCTTCGTTCACTCTTCAGGTCTAATTGACGAAATTCGTGAAAACGACCAAGTTAAATTTGATCTTGAAAAAGGTAGAAAAGGCATGAATGCCGTGAACGTTCAATTAGTAAACTAA
- a CDS encoding zinc-dependent peptidase has protein sequence METYITVTFYILGLAVFLFGTFSLGLYALIINPFLETVHINKRLSRKQRDILLKHFKYYRDLSGSQKIDFEKRIRNFLIHKEFIPKGIPQVTEEMQILVAACGVQLTFGFPPVRFESFPKILIYPSHYQSSNGKRHKGEVSLSGFIAFSWEDFMYGYKRPEDGFNLGLHEMAHALKIEDALHQHQQELLDHESLKEWGKISRQEIKKIKTGKMRFLRPYAFNNEDEFFAVCVEYFFEKPEEFKLQLPTLYGSLSKLLKQDPGKILRNAKFYFYPPENRKLMLLMNQAIKELPNLKTLKAKVSFTKSLFVKGRKIS, from the coding sequence TTGGAAACATATATAACTGTTACCTTCTATATACTAGGCCTCGCAGTATTTTTATTTGGTACGTTTAGCCTCGGTCTATATGCACTTATCATTAATCCTTTTCTTGAAACAGTCCATATCAATAAGAGACTTTCAAGAAAACAAAGAGATATTCTTCTCAAGCATTTCAAATACTATAGAGATCTCTCAGGAAGCCAGAAGATTGATTTTGAAAAAAGAATACGAAATTTTCTTATCCATAAAGAATTTATTCCTAAAGGGATTCCGCAGGTTACAGAAGAAATGCAGATTCTTGTAGCAGCTTGCGGCGTCCAGTTGACTTTTGGCTTTCCTCCGGTAAGATTTGAAAGCTTTCCTAAAATACTGATATACCCCTCTCACTACCAGTCTTCAAATGGCAAAAGGCACAAAGGCGAAGTGAGCCTAAGTGGATTTATTGCTTTTTCATGGGAAGATTTTATGTATGGATATAAAAGACCGGAAGATGGATTTAACCTGGGATTGCATGAAATGGCACATGCATTGAAAATTGAAGATGCCCTGCATCAACATCAGCAAGAATTACTTGATCATGAAAGTCTCAAAGAATGGGGAAAAATAAGTCGTCAGGAGATAAAGAAAATTAAAACAGGAAAAATGAGATTTCTCAGGCCCTATGCATTTAACAATGAAGATGAATTTTTTGCTGTATGTGTTGAATATTTCTTTGAAAAACCGGAGGAGTTTAAATTGCAGCTGCCAACGCTGTACGGTTCACTTTCAAAATTACTGAAACAAGATCCTGGAAAGATACTTCGGAATGCTAAATTTTATTTCTATCCTCCTGAAAACAGAAAACTTATGCTTTTGATGAATCAGGCGATAAAAGAATTGCCTAACCTTAAAACATTAAAGGCAAAAGTATCTTTTACCAAAAGCCTTTTTGTAAAAGGCAGGAAAATTAGTTAA